In the genome of Desulfuromonas acetexigens, one region contains:
- a CDS encoding addiction module protein: MPADAQKILRDALNLSPVERAELVERILASFSFPERQTIDALWATEVEDRIDAFEAGELKSKPAAEVFARFLLEPEDLFPSVER; the protein is encoded by the coding sequence ATGCCAGCCGATGCCCAGAAAATTCTCCGCGATGCCTTGAACCTTTCGCCGGTGGAGCGCGCGGAATTGGTCGAGAGAATTTTGGCGAGTTTCTCTTTTCCCGAGCGGCAGACTATCGACGCTTTATGGGCGACGGAGGTCGAGGACCGCATAGACGCATTCGAGGCCGGCGAACTCAAATCGAAACCGGCGGCCGAGGTTTTTGCGCGTTTCCTTTTGGAGCCAGAGGACCTTTTCCCATCCGTTGAACGTTAA
- the rlmKL gene encoding bifunctional 23S rRNA (guanine(2069)-N(7))-methyltransferase RlmK/23S rRNA (guanine(2445)-N(2))-methyltransferase RlmL, with translation MTSHRHFFATAPKGIEPLLADELRALGAFEVAEGRSGVAFSGPLAIAYRACLWSRLASRVLLPLATFPATSPEELYAGVRAIDWSEHLSTESTLAVDASVSGSKITHSHYAALKIKDAVVDQFRDRTGDRPSVDAERPDVRINLYLLRDTATLSLDLSGDSLHRRGYRDEGVLAPLKENLAAAILIRAGWPEIAARGGALVDPMCGSGTLLLEGAYMAGDIAPGLLRPHYGFLRWRGHDAALWQQLMEEAQGRRADGLARIPTIVGYDADHKAIRAAWANIDQAGLREHIHVERREVAALVVPSGEFANGLLVVNPPYGERLGEVEALKEVYGTLGDRLKEQFVGWKAAIFTGNVELGKKLGLRAKKMHTLYNGALECKLLHIEVQPENFVDRHRGPSPVRLSEGATSFANRLRKNLKTLGKWAKQEGISCYRLYDGDIPEYAVAVDLYDGWVHVQEYQAPKEIDERKAAQRLREVMAVLPDVLEVPGERIFLKVRKQQKGTEQYGKFGERGQFIEVREGAARLLVNLSDYLDTGLFLDHRPTRLLLGELAAGKRFLNLFAYSGAASVQAALGGAASTLTVDMSQTYLDWAKKNLALNGFSGGNHRLERADCLEWLGRAKGEFDLIFLDPPTFSNSKRMEGTFDVQRDHVELLRKTAALLAQDGTLIFSNNNRKFKMDAEALPELLIEDITRKTIPKDFERNPRIHNCWRIRKG, from the coding sequence ATGACCAGCCACCGCCATTTTTTCGCCACCGCGCCCAAGGGGATCGAGCCGCTGCTCGCCGACGAACTGCGCGCCCTCGGCGCTTTCGAAGTCGCCGAAGGGCGTTCCGGCGTCGCTTTTTCCGGCCCGTTGGCGATCGCCTACCGCGCCTGTCTCTGGTCGCGCCTGGCGAGCCGGGTGCTGCTGCCGCTGGCGACCTTTCCGGCGACTTCGCCGGAGGAACTCTACGCCGGGGTGCGTGCCATCGACTGGAGCGAGCACCTTTCCACTGAGAGTACCCTGGCGGTTGATGCCAGCGTTTCCGGTTCGAAAATCACCCATTCCCACTACGCCGCTCTCAAGATCAAGGACGCCGTCGTCGACCAGTTCCGTGACCGCACCGGCGACCGCCCCTCGGTCGATGCCGAACGGCCCGATGTGCGGATCAATCTCTATCTGCTGCGCGATACCGCCACCTTGAGCCTCGATCTTTCCGGCGACAGCCTGCACCGGCGCGGTTATCGCGACGAAGGGGTGCTGGCGCCGCTCAAGGAGAATCTGGCGGCGGCGATCCTGATTCGCGCCGGCTGGCCGGAAATCGCCGCACGGGGCGGGGCACTGGTCGATCCCATGTGCGGCTCGGGGACGCTGCTGCTGGAAGGGGCGTACATGGCCGGGGATATCGCCCCCGGGTTGCTCCGTCCCCATTACGGTTTCCTGCGCTGGCGTGGGCACGATGCCGCGCTTTGGCAGCAATTGATGGAAGAGGCGCAAGGTCGTCGCGCCGACGGTCTAGCACGGATTCCGACCATCGTCGGCTATGACGCCGACCACAAGGCGATCCGCGCCGCCTGGGCCAATATCGACCAGGCCGGGCTGCGCGAGCATATCCATGTCGAACGGCGCGAAGTGGCGGCCTTGGTCGTGCCATCTGGAGAATTCGCCAACGGGCTGCTGGTGGTCAATCCCCCCTACGGGGAACGGCTCGGCGAGGTCGAGGCGCTCAAAGAGGTTTACGGCACCCTCGGCGACCGGCTGAAAGAACAGTTCGTCGGCTGGAAGGCGGCGATCTTCACCGGCAACGTCGAACTCGGCAAGAAGCTCGGCCTGCGGGCGAAAAAGATGCACACCCTCTACAACGGCGCCCTCGAATGCAAGCTGCTGCACATCGAGGTGCAGCCCGAAAACTTCGTCGATCGCCATCGCGGTCCGTCACCTGTGCGACTCAGTGAAGGGGCGACCAGTTTTGCCAACCGGCTGCGCAAAAACCTGAAAACCCTCGGCAAGTGGGCAAAACAGGAGGGGATCTCCTGTTACCGGCTGTACGACGGCGATATCCCCGAGTACGCGGTGGCGGTCGATCTTTACGACGGCTGGGTGCATGTGCAGGAGTATCAGGCGCCGAAGGAGATTGACGAGCGCAAGGCTGCGCAACGACTGCGTGAAGTGATGGCGGTGCTGCCCGATGTGCTGGAGGTGCCGGGCGAACGGATTTTCCTGAAAGTGCGCAAGCAGCAGAAGGGGACCGAGCAGTACGGCAAGTTCGGCGAACGGGGGCAATTCATCGAGGTGCGCGAAGGGGCGGCGCGGCTCTTGGTCAATCTTTCCGACTACCTCGACACCGGCCTCTTTCTCGACCACCGGCCGACCCGGCTGCTGCTCGGCGAACTGGCTGCGGGCAAACGTTTTCTCAACCTTTTCGCCTACAGCGGCGCGGCCAGCGTCCAAGCCGCCCTCGGCGGCGCGGCGTCGACCCTGACCGTCGACATGAGCCAGACCTACCTCGACTGGGCGAAAAAGAATCTCGCCCTGAATGGCTTCTCCGGCGGCAACCACCGCCTGGAGCGGGCCGACTGCCTCGAATGGCTCGGACGCGCCAAAGGGGAATTCGACCTGATCTTTCTCGACCCGCCGACCTTCTCCAACTCCAAACGCATGGAGGGCACCTTCGATGTGCAGCGCGACCACGTCGAACTGCTACGTAAAACGGCGGCGCTCTTGGCCCAGGACGGAACGCTGATCTTCTCCAACAACAACCGCAAGTTCAAGATGGACGCCGAGGCCCTGCCGGAACTGCTCATCGAAGACATCACCCGAAAAACCATCCCCAAGGATTTCGAACGCAACCCACGCATTCATAATTGTTGGCGGATTCGGAAGGGGTAG
- a CDS encoding FKBP-type peptidyl-prolyl cis-trans isomerase — MSQVKNGDTVKVHYTGTLADGTVFDSSLEREPLEFTLGEGQLIPGFEKTVLGMSAGESRTVIIPAEEAYGPYREEMVLEVPRTQLPPDMQPQVGMQLQVGEEQGEGMLVQITQVTDTNITLDANHPLAGKDLTFNIQLQ, encoded by the coding sequence ATGTCCCAGGTAAAAAACGGCGATACCGTCAAAGTTCATTACACCGGAACCCTTGCGGACGGCACCGTCTTTGATTCTTCCCTTGAGCGCGAGCCGTTGGAATTCACCCTCGGCGAAGGCCAACTCATTCCCGGTTTCGAGAAGACCGTGCTCGGCATGAGCGCCGGCGAGTCGCGGACCGTGATCATTCCCGCCGAGGAGGCCTACGGTCCTTATCGCGAGGAGATGGTACTGGAAGTTCCCCGCACCCAGCTGCCGCCAGACATGCAGCCGCAAGTGGGGATGCAGTTGCAGGTCGGCGAGGAGCAGGGGGAGGGGATGCTGGTGCAGATCACCCAGGTCACTGACACTAACATCACCCTCGACGCCAACCATCCCCTGGCCGGGAAGGATCTGACGTTTAATATTCAGTTGCAGTAA